A single window of Nocardioides kongjuensis DNA harbors:
- a CDS encoding OsmC family protein, translating to MTDHHYALDLVWQGNRGTGTSGYRDYDRTVLLTAAGKPDLLGSADPTFRGDASRWNPEELLLAALAQCHLLSYLHSAVNHGVVVVAYDDSPVGTMEQVGQGGRFTSVTLRPRVSVADASMAEVAQRIHGEASANCFIAASVSFPVGHEPTVLVAD from the coding sequence GTGACCGACCACCACTACGCGCTCGACCTGGTCTGGCAGGGCAACCGCGGCACGGGCACCTCCGGCTACCGCGACTACGACCGCACCGTCCTGCTGACCGCGGCCGGCAAGCCCGACCTGCTCGGCTCCGCCGACCCCACCTTCCGGGGCGACGCCTCGCGGTGGAACCCCGAGGAGCTGCTGCTCGCCGCGCTCGCCCAGTGCCACCTGCTCTCGTACCTCCACTCCGCCGTCAACCACGGCGTCGTCGTGGTCGCGTACGACGACAGCCCGGTCGGCACCATGGAGCAGGTCGGCCAGGGCGGCCGGTTCACCTCGGTGACGCTGCGCCCGAGGGTGAGCGTGGCCGACGCGTCGATGGCCGAGGTCGCGCAGCGGATCCACGGCGAGGCCAGCGCCAACTGCTTCATCGCGGCGTCGGTGAGCTTCCCCGTCGGCCACGAGCCGACGGTGCTCGTCGCGGACTGA
- a CDS encoding SGNH/GDSL hydrolase family protein, with translation MSRTRTFLVAAGVALAGIGVTTGGGRELLRRQAAIARARIGKPLGEQAIPADKVWKKKSYDGPPLHLLVLGDSIAAGLGAERAKDTLGARIARGLAGEVRRPVALRTAAVVGSESSALAGQLDGLPAGYRADVAVIVIGGNDVTHRVPVATSAAQLEEAVARLRAAGTEVVVGTCPDLGALRPVPQPLRSLGSRMSRQLAAAQAEVAVRNGAHAVSLAHVVGPFFITNPDEMFSLDRFHPSALGYKRTAKALLPSVLLALGHAERVPFGHLAPPSVGA, from the coding sequence ATGAGCCGCACCCGCACCTTCCTCGTCGCCGCCGGTGTCGCCCTCGCCGGGATCGGCGTGACGACCGGTGGTGGCCGCGAGCTGCTGCGCCGCCAGGCCGCGATCGCCCGCGCCCGGATCGGGAAGCCGCTGGGCGAGCAGGCGATCCCGGCCGACAAGGTCTGGAAGAAGAAGTCGTACGACGGCCCGCCGCTGCACCTGCTCGTCCTCGGCGACTCGATCGCCGCCGGGCTGGGTGCCGAGCGCGCCAAGGACACCCTCGGCGCGCGGATCGCGCGCGGCCTCGCCGGGGAGGTACGCCGACCGGTCGCGCTGCGGACCGCGGCGGTCGTCGGCTCCGAGAGCTCGGCGCTGGCCGGGCAGCTCGACGGGCTGCCGGCCGGGTACCGCGCCGACGTCGCGGTGATCGTGATCGGCGGCAACGACGTCACCCACCGGGTCCCGGTGGCGACCTCGGCAGCACAGCTGGAGGAGGCGGTCGCGCGGCTGCGGGCCGCCGGGACCGAGGTCGTGGTCGGCACCTGCCCCGACCTGGGCGCGCTGCGGCCGGTCCCGCAACCGCTGCGCTCGCTCGGCTCACGGATGTCGCGCCAGCTCGCGGCCGCGCAGGCCGAGGTCGCCGTACGCAACGGGGCGCACGCCGTCTCGCTCGCCCACGTCGTCGGCCCCTTCTTCATCACCAACCCCGACGAGATGTTCAGCCTGGACCGGTTCCACCCCAGCGCGCTGGGCTACAAGCGCACGGCCAAGGCGCTGCTGCCGTCGGTGCTGCTGGCGCTGGGGCACGCGGAGCGGGTGCCGTTCGGGCACCTGGCGCCACCTAGCGTGGGGGCATGA
- a CDS encoding ATP-grasp domain-containing protein encodes MTTVLLVTFDLMPDGEPGGAALAPALAAHGIDARWVRWDDPAVDWAGADLVAVRSTWDYHRRLPAFLAWAREVEVVTPLLNGAEVFAWNADKAYLLELADDVPTVPTMLLDDTDCAGGIAKALARWGSVVVKPRTGAGGVGVVVVESIDDARLEGLVAGPWIAQPLVASVRTTGESSVYVLDGVAVAQVDKVAAAGEVRVHELYGGTSRPVVLDPERAAVAEGVVRAAANRRGADLAYARVDLMAWEGAWSVSELELIEPGLYLDVDPDNAERFATLVAGRLARS; translated from the coding sequence ATGACCACCGTCCTCCTCGTGACCTTCGACCTGATGCCCGACGGCGAGCCGGGCGGGGCCGCGCTGGCACCCGCGCTGGCGGCGCACGGCATCGACGCCCGCTGGGTGCGCTGGGACGACCCCGCCGTCGACTGGGCGGGTGCCGACCTGGTCGCGGTCCGCTCGACCTGGGACTACCACCGCCGGCTGCCCGCCTTCCTCGCCTGGGCACGGGAGGTGGAGGTGGTGACGCCCCTGCTCAACGGGGCCGAGGTGTTCGCCTGGAACGCGGACAAGGCCTACCTGCTCGAGCTCGCGGACGACGTCCCCACGGTCCCGACGATGCTCCTCGACGACACCGACTGCGCCGGCGGGATCGCGAAGGCCCTGGCCCGGTGGGGGAGCGTGGTCGTGAAGCCGCGCACCGGCGCGGGCGGCGTCGGCGTCGTGGTCGTCGAGAGCATCGACGACGCCCGGCTCGAGGGCCTGGTCGCCGGACCGTGGATCGCGCAGCCGCTCGTCGCGTCGGTGCGGACGACGGGGGAGTCGTCGGTCTACGTCCTCGACGGGGTCGCGGTCGCGCAGGTCGACAAGGTCGCGGCGGCCGGCGAGGTGCGCGTGCACGAGCTGTACGGCGGCACGAGCCGGCCCGTCGTGCTGGACCCGGAGCGGGCGGCTGTCGCCGAGGGCGTCGTACGGGCGGCGGCGAACCGGCGGGGTGCGGACCTGGCCTACGCGCGCGTCGACCTGATGGCCTGGGAGGGGGCCTGGTCGGTGAGCGAGCTCGAGCTGATCGAGCCCGGCCTCTACCTCGACGTCGACCCGGACAACGCGGAGCGGTTCGCGACCCTCGTCGCGGGCCGCCTGGCCCGCTCCTGA